A genomic region of Alicyclobacillus sp. SO9 contains the following coding sequences:
- a CDS encoding Ger(x)C family spore germination protein yields MHQLAKWIVIGFVALSSLMTTGCYDRQELEQQAFVTVMGIDKAPNNMVDCSLQIAVPKTPGSGGGSSSGSPLSAAAPLTFRAHSITEALMMANTSVERSITLSHLSTVIFGRSLAEGGLQSVIQPFVRYREFRRTMFVAVAQGTAQEVMASNKPVLEHSSSRMADSIYVMGGRVGLFPVTQLNDLITAMETPHQDVILPLYAVNQSIKDNPKGGAIKSGEVFQPGSEARSGGNPVEWIGGALFKGDKMKDTLSGTDMIYLRMLRGTVKTTNIDFQINKQREGAVGIYIRKERSPDIKVVLSNPVKVKVTLAFDADLVSEPATKQASVISREDKIKRLIEKKLEEHIKEVLKKVYNQDKLDPIPLSNHIRGHFRTYHQFVSYDWTNKLKTLQPDVSVKLSIRRFGKRLEPVTER; encoded by the coding sequence ATGCACCAACTTGCAAAATGGATTGTCATTGGTTTCGTAGCTTTATCATCCTTGATGACAACGGGTTGCTACGACCGTCAGGAACTTGAGCAACAGGCTTTTGTCACTGTGATGGGCATCGATAAGGCCCCCAACAACATGGTCGATTGCTCCCTGCAAATTGCTGTTCCCAAGACGCCGGGGAGCGGCGGTGGATCGTCATCGGGATCACCATTATCAGCTGCCGCACCCCTTACCTTTCGTGCACACAGCATCACTGAAGCATTAATGATGGCGAATACCAGCGTAGAGCGTTCCATCACCCTTTCTCACCTGAGTACCGTTATATTCGGAAGGAGTCTCGCTGAAGGCGGACTTCAGTCCGTTATTCAACCGTTTGTTCGCTACCGAGAGTTTCGCCGGACCATGTTTGTAGCGGTGGCTCAGGGAACAGCCCAGGAAGTCATGGCAAGTAACAAGCCGGTATTGGAACACTCGTCAAGTCGTATGGCTGACAGCATCTATGTCATGGGTGGACGAGTCGGCCTGTTTCCTGTGACCCAACTCAACGATTTGATTACAGCTATGGAGACCCCGCACCAGGATGTGATTTTACCGCTATATGCAGTAAACCAAAGTATCAAGGATAACCCTAAAGGCGGAGCGATTAAATCGGGAGAAGTGTTTCAACCGGGCAGTGAGGCGCGGTCCGGAGGCAATCCTGTGGAGTGGATTGGAGGCGCCTTGTTTAAGGGCGATAAAATGAAGGATACGCTGTCCGGAACAGATATGATTTATCTTCGGATGTTGCGGGGAACGGTTAAGACGACAAACATTGATTTTCAAATCAACAAGCAGAGGGAAGGAGCGGTCGGGATTTATATTCGCAAGGAAAGAAGTCCTGACATTAAGGTGGTGCTCTCCAATCCTGTGAAAGTGAAGGTGACGCTGGCGTTTGATGCCGATCTCGTCTCCGAACCCGCAACGAAACAAGCATCTGTGATTAGCCGAGAAGATAAGATAAAGCGTCTCATAGAGAAAAAGCTGGAAGAGCACATCAAAGAGGTACTGAAGAAGGTCTACAATCAGGATAAGCTGGACCCCATTCCGCTGTCGAATCACATTCGGGGGCACTTTCGGACTTATCATCAGTTTGTAAGCTATGATTGGACAAACAAACTGAAAACCCTGCAACCGGACGTTTCCGTCAAGCTGTCGATTCGAAGGTTTGGCAAGAGACTCGAGCCAGTTACAGAAAGGTAG
- the ymfI gene encoding elongation factor P 5-aminopentanone reductase: MERSSENTRDTRENDSIKLERPLLGKTAIITGASRGIGAAIAVAMANAGARVVVNHRNSSLQAEQVRGECERLGTDAITVQADITDKRQVLRLMEAATELGLPSILVNNAGTALYRMLEDTTLEDYERVIGSNLTGTFLCTKAVLPYLQRRDGGRIINISSVWGISGAAGESVYSAAKGAVIAFTKAMAKELGSTGVTVNTIAPGAVDTDMLQGLTTEDREIVQNEIPLQRFGTPTEVAEAAVFLASPKAAYITGTVLRVDGGFSS; encoded by the coding sequence ATGGAGCGTTCGTCTGAGAACACCCGTGATACAAGAGAAAATGACAGCATCAAGCTGGAGCGCCCCCTCCTCGGCAAAACAGCGATCATAACGGGAGCCTCACGAGGAATCGGCGCGGCTATTGCCGTTGCAATGGCAAATGCCGGGGCTCGCGTCGTTGTCAATCACCGCAACTCCAGTCTCCAAGCTGAGCAGGTTCGCGGTGAGTGTGAACGACTCGGCACTGACGCCATTACGGTTCAAGCAGACATTACTGATAAACGCCAGGTACTACGCCTGATGGAAGCAGCAACAGAGTTGGGACTCCCCTCTATTCTGGTGAATAACGCAGGAACGGCGTTGTACCGAATGTTAGAAGACACGACCCTGGAAGACTACGAACGGGTGATTGGTTCCAATTTGACGGGGACCTTTCTCTGCACAAAAGCCGTTTTGCCGTACTTGCAACGCCGCGATGGCGGACGTATCATTAACATTTCATCCGTCTGGGGTATTTCCGGCGCAGCGGGAGAGAGTGTCTATTCGGCCGCTAAAGGAGCAGTCATTGCTTTCACTAAGGCCATGGCCAAAGAGTTGGGGAGTACAGGAGTTACAGTCAACACAATTGCACCGGGTGCTGTGGACACTGACATGCTTCAGGGACTAACAACTGAGGACAGAGAGATTGTTCAGAACGAAATCCCGCTTCAGCGCTTTGGTACACCGACAGAGGTTGCCGAAGCGGCAGTTTTCCTGGCGTCTCCCAAGGCCGCATACATCACGGGTACAGTCCTGCGTGTTGACGGCGGATTTTCGTCATAG
- the gap gene encoding type I glyceraldehyde-3-phosphate dehydrogenase, translating into MTIRVAINGFGRIGRMVYRRAAQMNDIHIVAVNGTADVDVLAHLLKYDSVHGTWNEEIDVTSDGFVVGGKFTKVLSTRNPAELPWNQLDIDVVVEATGMFRSRETAGIHLQNGARKVVITAPASTDRDADLTVVMGVNHEQYDPQRHHILSGASCTTNCLAPLVKVLNDAFGLEQGMVTTVHSYTSDQRSLDNPHKDLRRARASAESIVPTSTGAAKAIGLVIPELKGKLNGLSLRVPTPNVSVVDLVANLSTPVTKEQVNEVLAASAVSSMTGIVAYTEKPLVSVDFNGDSRSAIIDGLSTIVLGETSVKVLAWYDNEWGYSCRIVDLVRLAVQPQVVNPLEMIARS; encoded by the coding sequence ATGACAATTCGTGTAGCGATTAACGGATTCGGACGTATTGGACGCATGGTGTATCGGCGAGCAGCTCAGATGAATGATATACACATTGTTGCTGTAAACGGGACAGCCGATGTCGATGTGCTTGCTCATCTTCTCAAATACGATTCCGTTCACGGTACATGGAACGAAGAAATAGACGTAACTTCGGATGGTTTCGTTGTCGGAGGAAAGTTTACAAAAGTCCTTTCCACCAGGAATCCGGCGGAACTGCCGTGGAACCAACTCGACATCGATGTTGTCGTTGAAGCGACTGGTATGTTTCGAAGCCGAGAGACAGCAGGGATACATTTGCAAAATGGCGCTAGAAAGGTCGTCATTACTGCGCCAGCGTCTACGGACCGGGATGCAGACCTCACTGTGGTGATGGGTGTGAATCACGAACAGTACGACCCGCAGCGCCACCATATTTTGTCTGGAGCGTCTTGTACGACGAACTGTCTCGCTCCGCTGGTCAAAGTGTTAAATGATGCGTTTGGATTAGAACAGGGTATGGTTACAACTGTTCATTCATATACCAGTGACCAAAGGAGTCTGGACAATCCGCATAAGGATTTGCGTCGGGCTCGGGCATCGGCCGAGTCGATTGTCCCCACGAGTACGGGCGCGGCCAAAGCCATCGGACTCGTTATCCCAGAGTTAAAAGGCAAGTTAAACGGCTTGTCGTTGAGGGTACCCACCCCGAATGTATCTGTGGTCGATCTCGTTGCAAATCTCTCCACCCCAGTGACCAAAGAGCAAGTCAATGAGGTTCTGGCAGCTTCGGCTGTGAGCTCTATGACCGGAATTGTCGCTTATACAGAAAAGCCCTTAGTCTCTGTAGATTTTAACGGAGACAGCCGTTCAGCGATTATTGACGGCCTGTCTACCATCGTTCTGGGTGAGACTTCTGTGAAAGTATTGGCGTGGTATGACAATGAATGGGGCTATTCCTGTCGCATCGTCGATTTGGTTCGACTGGCGGTACAGCCGCAGGTGGTCAACCCTTTAGAAATGATTGCACGTAGTTGA
- the thiI gene encoding tRNA uracil 4-sulfurtransferase ThiI, producing the protein MIEHVIARYGEIVLKGKNRSHFEKVLLRNMQRALRDWPDVKVQRSGGRMLVHLHSAPVTPVVEALQRVFGIVSLSPVYFTDIDIDKIVETALLLMDEHKQTGASARTFKVEARRKNKSYPLTSPQIQQQVGGALLAKSSGWTVDVHRPDLTVQVEIGHQEAAVFGTKIKGLGGLPVGSGGKALLLLSGGIDSPVAGWLGMKRGVQVEAIHFHSYPFTSERALQKVEDLADILADWGHPVRLHTVHFTEVQTEIRKHCPDNLGITIMRRMMMRIATQFAQQNGMSALLTGESLGQVASQTLESMQTINAVTSLPVLRPLIAEDKVDIIHRARAVGTYETSILPYEDCCTIFVPKSPRTKPRIEEAETAEAGLDVDGLVERAVASITTKVFHGTEDV; encoded by the coding sequence ATGATTGAACATGTGATTGCACGGTATGGGGAAATTGTGCTGAAGGGTAAAAATAGATCGCACTTTGAGAAGGTCTTGCTTCGCAACATGCAGAGAGCTCTGAGGGACTGGCCGGATGTGAAGGTACAGCGCAGCGGAGGCCGGATGCTGGTTCATCTTCACAGCGCTCCCGTTACGCCGGTAGTTGAAGCCCTGCAAAGAGTGTTTGGGATTGTATCCCTCAGTCCAGTGTACTTTACGGATATTGATATCGACAAAATTGTCGAGACCGCATTGTTACTGATGGATGAGCATAAGCAAACTGGAGCTTCGGCGCGCACCTTTAAAGTTGAGGCACGTCGAAAAAATAAGTCATATCCGTTGACATCGCCACAGATTCAACAACAAGTTGGCGGCGCTCTGCTCGCCAAAAGCAGCGGTTGGACTGTGGATGTACATCGTCCGGACTTAACTGTACAAGTTGAAATCGGACATCAGGAAGCGGCCGTATTTGGGACAAAAATCAAAGGCCTGGGCGGCCTGCCCGTAGGCAGCGGAGGAAAAGCGCTGCTGCTCTTGTCCGGAGGAATTGACAGCCCAGTAGCTGGGTGGCTTGGTATGAAGCGCGGTGTTCAGGTGGAAGCCATTCACTTTCACAGTTATCCTTTTACAAGCGAACGAGCGCTCCAAAAGGTTGAGGATTTGGCGGATATCCTGGCTGATTGGGGACACCCTGTTCGCCTGCATACGGTGCATTTTACTGAAGTGCAGACAGAGATTCGCAAGCACTGTCCAGACAACTTGGGAATCACTATTATGCGGCGAATGATGATGCGGATTGCTACGCAGTTTGCACAGCAGAACGGGATGTCAGCTCTCTTGACGGGAGAGAGTCTGGGCCAGGTTGCCAGTCAAACACTGGAGAGCATGCAAACGATAAACGCAGTGACGTCGTTGCCTGTATTGCGCCCCTTAATAGCAGAGGATAAGGTGGATATTATCCACCGAGCCCGGGCCGTCGGCACCTATGAGACTTCTATTTTGCCGTACGAAGACTGCTGCACCATTTTTGTACCGAAGAGTCCGCGAACGAAACCGAGAATTGAAGAGGCAGAGACGGCTGAAGCAGGTCTGGATGTAGACGGGCTTGTGGAGAGAGCTGTCGCATCGATTACGACAAAAGTCTTTCACGGAACAGAGGATGTTTGA
- a CDS encoding cysteine desulfurase family protein translates to MERMNMELYFDNAATTPLLSDVKKVLQEQMDNYGNPSSLHHLGVKAEQVLTQTRKDVLRCAGRKNDDVIFTGSGTEANNLAIFGVAQLRDRPGHAVTTALEHPSVLEAFKRLERLGWKISYVKPDDNGVITSAQILREVQDDTALVSVMHVNNETGDIFPVSEISAALKAYPKVRFHVDGIQAFGKIPNAAEVSGADLYSLSGHKIGAPKGIGALIVRRGVQLQPLLYGGGQERGLRSGTENVLGIAALGTASKLAARDMSESYPHVSTLMRQLREGLKNIPGCVVDERPLNFSPYIVSTSFPGLKGEVLVHTLEEEGLYVSTGSACSTQGGHAKASHVLEALGRETREITGTLRFSLARWQSEEDVNKALEIVKSRAAWLADIMK, encoded by the coding sequence ATGGAGCGAATGAACATGGAGTTGTATTTTGATAATGCTGCGACAACACCTTTACTCAGCGACGTAAAGAAAGTCCTGCAAGAACAAATGGATAATTACGGGAACCCGTCGTCTTTGCATCATCTGGGTGTCAAGGCAGAGCAAGTACTCACTCAGACCAGGAAGGACGTTCTTCGCTGCGCGGGCCGCAAGAACGATGATGTCATTTTTACCGGCAGCGGTACGGAAGCCAACAACCTGGCCATTTTTGGCGTCGCACAGTTGCGGGACAGACCCGGCCATGCTGTAACAACGGCACTGGAGCACCCCTCGGTACTCGAAGCGTTTAAACGCCTGGAGCGGTTAGGGTGGAAGATTAGTTACGTAAAGCCAGATGACAACGGTGTTATCACTAGTGCACAGATTCTTCGCGAAGTGCAAGACGATACGGCGCTCGTGAGTGTCATGCACGTCAATAATGAGACTGGAGACATTTTTCCAGTTTCAGAAATTTCCGCTGCACTAAAAGCTTATCCCAAGGTTCGGTTCCACGTGGATGGAATTCAAGCCTTTGGCAAAATTCCGAATGCGGCCGAAGTCAGCGGGGCTGACTTATATAGTCTCTCGGGTCACAAAATTGGGGCACCCAAAGGGATTGGTGCCCTGATTGTGAGACGAGGTGTTCAGTTGCAACCCCTCCTGTACGGAGGAGGTCAGGAGCGCGGTCTGCGTTCCGGGACCGAGAATGTGTTGGGGATAGCGGCGCTTGGGACAGCCAGTAAACTTGCAGCCAGGGACATGTCTGAAAGTTACCCCCATGTTTCAACATTGATGAGACAATTGCGCGAGGGCCTCAAGAACATCCCTGGGTGCGTTGTGGATGAACGTCCGCTGAATTTCTCGCCCTACATTGTCAGCACATCTTTTCCTGGACTTAAGGGTGAGGTTTTGGTCCACACGCTGGAGGAAGAGGGGCTGTATGTATCAACGGGATCGGCCTGTTCCACTCAAGGCGGGCACGCAAAGGCCAGTCATGTGCTCGAGGCCCTTGGCAGAGAAACACGCGAAATTACGGGGACTCTGCGTTTTTCTCTTGCCAGATGGCAAAGTGAGGAAGACGTGAACAAGGCCTTGGAAATTGTTAAAAGCCGCGCGGCGTGGCTTGCGGATATTATGAAATAA
- a CDS encoding RsfA family transcriptional regulator: MGQTLKTMRQDAWTIEDDQILAEIVLNHIRNGSTQLAGFNESSRKLGRTAAACGFRWNACVRKQYRNSIEGAKEKRKERKSEQIEAQLEGGDPDHPTATLMSWAQVLRFLRQEKSTAQHWASRWRQAERQASHLQESYDALKQAYEEVKTEHEQLLRDHETVVADYRALVQIVDRARKSAVFDNDEMQSGFMYRIDEHGNLERVASDSLSAES, encoded by the coding sequence ATGGGACAGACCTTAAAGACCATGCGTCAAGACGCATGGACCATCGAAGACGACCAAATTCTTGCAGAGATTGTTCTCAATCATATTCGCAATGGCAGCACACAGCTGGCAGGTTTTAACGAGTCAAGCCGGAAACTCGGGCGAACAGCAGCTGCCTGCGGCTTTCGTTGGAACGCGTGCGTACGCAAACAATATCGTAACTCCATTGAAGGTGCAAAGGAGAAACGAAAGGAACGAAAGTCTGAGCAGATTGAAGCACAGTTGGAAGGGGGAGACCCGGACCATCCGACAGCTACATTGATGAGTTGGGCTCAGGTATTGCGCTTTTTGCGCCAGGAAAAGAGCACTGCTCAACACTGGGCCTCGCGCTGGCGCCAAGCGGAACGGCAGGCTTCTCACCTGCAGGAGAGTTATGACGCACTGAAGCAAGCGTATGAGGAAGTCAAAACGGAGCACGAACAGCTTCTCAGAGACCATGAAACAGTGGTGGCAGATTATCGGGCGTTGGTACAGATTGTTGACCGTGCGCGTAAGTCGGCTGTCTTTGACAACGACGAAATGCAGAGCGGATTTATGTACCGCATCGATGAGCACGGCAACTTGGAGCGGGTTGCCTCTGATTCCCTTTCGGCGGAATCTTAA